One genomic region from Marinobacter szutsaonensis encodes:
- a CDS encoding sulfatase, producing the protein MDRSRILMAIAFLLFNGLLLIPALAVPGEVPWLAVEALVIWALLALRQKPPGPLLGALAVTYALLALLVVADVLIRESLGRGLNLYLEVGLVDAAWHLLHTNLGSTGAILVLTLLAVVLAALARLFLALVNRLSRHSPESLGKPLLLITGLVAATAVTPWVGSPALAFVANQGSLIAHTHRTTEAFAAQLSGQAAAGEPRELAGLADTDVILAFIESYGITGLTDEPYRSIIAPRLEAMADELAQADLTVATGRLESPIQGGQSWLGHLSVLSGQWIQNQLAYETLLSSDYPTLVDDFRRTGHETLAVMPAITEPWPEGKLLGYDRIFDHDDLGYQGPAFNWVTMPDQYTWHWFGRHRKESAGPMFAELALISSHAPWVPILPVLAQWDSIGDGQVFRQWESTGEAPASLWREPDRVREHYARATDYALAVASGFAVRHLGENTLMFVLGDHQPAPLITGEGASRDVIVHVISSDPALVAPFLSGELPGFQPGTRPDMDTAGAPMNRFRAFLHQHYGAP; encoded by the coding sequence ATGGATCGAAGTCGCATCCTGATGGCCATTGCCTTCCTGTTGTTCAATGGTCTGCTGTTGATACCGGCGCTGGCGGTGCCGGGCGAGGTGCCATGGCTTGCGGTAGAAGCGCTGGTCATCTGGGCACTGCTGGCGCTGCGGCAAAAACCCCCGGGGCCCCTGCTTGGCGCCCTGGCAGTGACCTACGCTCTACTGGCACTGCTGGTTGTGGCCGACGTCCTGATCCGGGAAAGCCTGGGCCGCGGGCTGAATCTGTATCTGGAGGTGGGCCTGGTGGATGCGGCCTGGCATCTTCTGCACACCAACCTCGGATCGACCGGCGCCATCCTTGTCCTGACATTGCTGGCGGTAGTGCTGGCCGCGCTCGCCAGGCTGTTCCTTGCCCTCGTTAACCGGCTCTCGAGACACTCGCCCGAATCCCTGGGAAAGCCATTATTGCTGATCACCGGCCTGGTAGCAGCCACCGCGGTGACGCCCTGGGTGGGCAGCCCGGCCCTGGCCTTTGTCGCCAACCAGGGATCACTGATTGCCCACACCCACCGTACCACCGAGGCTTTTGCTGCCCAGCTGAGCGGGCAGGCGGCTGCCGGTGAGCCCCGGGAACTGGCTGGCCTGGCAGACACCGACGTTATCCTGGCCTTCATCGAATCCTATGGCATCACGGGGCTGACCGATGAGCCCTACCGCTCCATAATCGCGCCCCGGCTGGAGGCCATGGCGGATGAGCTGGCACAAGCGGATCTGACCGTGGCGACCGGTCGGCTGGAGTCACCGATCCAGGGCGGCCAGTCCTGGCTCGGGCACCTGTCGGTGCTCAGCGGGCAATGGATCCAGAACCAGCTGGCCTACGAAACGCTGCTGAGCAGCGACTACCCGACGTTGGTGGACGACTTCCGCCGTACCGGCCATGAGACGCTGGCGGTCATGCCCGCGATCACTGAACCCTGGCCGGAGGGCAAGCTGCTGGGTTATGACCGGATCTTCGATCACGACGACCTCGGCTACCAGGGCCCGGCCTTTAACTGGGTCACCATGCCGGATCAGTACACCTGGCACTGGTTCGGGCGCCACCGCAAGGAGAGTGCCGGGCCGATGTTTGCGGAACTGGCGCTGATCAGCAGCCACGCCCCCTGGGTGCCCATACTGCCCGTGCTTGCTCAATGGGACAGCATCGGGGACGGTCAGGTATTCCGGCAATGGGAGAGCACCGGCGAAGCGCCGGCGTCGCTGTGGCGGGAACCGGACCGGGTGCGCGAGCATTACGCCCGGGCGACCGATTATGCCCTGGCGGTCGCCAGCGGCTTTGCCGTTCGCCACCTGGGGGAAAACACCCTGATGTTCGTTCTGGGCGATCATCAGCCTGCGCCCCTGATCACCGGCGAAGGTGCAAGCCGGGATGTCATCGTGCATGTCATCAGCAGTGACCCGGCCCTGGTCGCGCCGTTCCTGTCCGGGGAGCTGCCCGGCTTCCAACCGGGCACCCGGCCCGACATGGACACCGCCGGCGCGCCCATGAACCGGTTCCGGGCCTTTCTGCACCAACACTATGGCGCGCCCTGA
- a CDS encoding sodium:solute symporter family protein — MSDSVIVIGITLTYLIMVLVVGLRARGQAGSSLEGYVAGGRHVGVVILFFILGAEIFSAFAFLGAPGWAYKHGAPAFYILAYLSLVPITIWVLGPRVAKLGRERGYLTQGDMIADHYRSKPLGMLAGVIGVVALVPYLTIQIAGAGLLFQAATDGTVPFWLGGLLAFVVVAAYVFCSGLSGIGWTNLLQGVMMIAIAWFLGLAISERLYGGVGEMFLQIQQQAPEYLTMPGATGMGWGYFSTAVLVSAFGGAMWPHLFMKFYSADSGKTLRKVSVFYPLYAYLLVPLLFIGYAGILAFSDSPLERSDTVLLRMVMDVADFSPWVIGLMLSGALAAAMSTGANLAHTAAVVLVRDVMSPTVLKNANEARTVSVTRWSVLGLSLIAYLLALLNPGSLVMILLTAYGLIVQLFPMVIGALFMPQLRRSSVMAGALTGSVAFLLMEFVWSSPFGWHAGVWAMLLNVVVVTGCQYATRAVGESQPTACRSH; from the coding sequence ATGAGTGATTCAGTGATTGTTATCGGTATCACCCTGACCTACCTGATCATGGTGCTGGTTGTAGGGCTGCGTGCCCGTGGCCAGGCGGGCTCCAGTCTTGAGGGCTATGTTGCTGGCGGACGTCACGTGGGTGTGGTCATTCTGTTTTTCATCCTCGGCGCCGAGATTTTTTCTGCTTTCGCGTTTCTTGGTGCACCCGGCTGGGCCTATAAACACGGTGCACCGGCATTCTACATCCTGGCGTATTTGTCGCTTGTGCCGATTACGATCTGGGTGCTGGGGCCACGAGTGGCGAAACTCGGTCGTGAACGGGGGTACCTGACGCAAGGCGATATGATCGCGGACCATTACCGGAGCAAACCCCTGGGCATGCTGGCCGGAGTCATTGGGGTGGTGGCGTTGGTGCCGTACCTGACCATTCAGATTGCCGGCGCCGGCTTGCTTTTCCAGGCTGCCACCGATGGCACAGTCCCGTTCTGGCTGGGCGGGCTGCTGGCGTTCGTGGTCGTAGCCGCTTACGTGTTTTGCAGTGGATTGAGTGGCATCGGCTGGACTAACTTGCTCCAGGGCGTGATGATGATTGCGATCGCGTGGTTCCTCGGGCTGGCCATTTCTGAGCGTCTGTATGGTGGTGTCGGAGAAATGTTCCTCCAGATCCAGCAACAGGCACCTGAGTATTTGACGATGCCGGGTGCAACGGGCATGGGATGGGGTTACTTCAGCACCGCTGTGCTGGTAAGCGCCTTCGGTGGTGCCATGTGGCCGCACCTGTTCATGAAGTTCTACTCGGCTGACAGTGGCAAGACGCTACGCAAAGTCAGCGTGTTCTATCCGCTTTATGCTTACCTGCTGGTGCCTCTGTTGTTCATTGGTTATGCCGGCATTCTGGCTTTTTCAGATTCGCCGCTGGAGCGCTCCGATACGGTTCTTCTCCGGATGGTCATGGATGTTGCAGATTTCTCGCCCTGGGTCATCGGGCTGATGCTCTCCGGAGCCCTGGCTGCAGCTATGTCTACCGGTGCCAATCTGGCTCACACTGCCGCCGTCGTGCTGGTGCGTGATGTCATGAGCCCGACTGTGCTCAAGAATGCCAACGAGGCACGCACTGTCAGTGTGACGCGTTGGAGCGTATTGGGCCTGTCACTGATCGCCTACCTTCTTGCCCTGCTGAACCCCGGTTCGCTGGTAATGATTTTGCTCACCGCCTATGGGTTGATTGTTCAACTGTTCCCAATGGTCATCGGCGCCTTGTTCATGCCACAACTTCGTCGTAGCAGCGTGATGGCGGGTGCCTTGACCGGTAGCGTGGCGTTCCTGTTGATGGAATTTGTCTGGAGTTCTCCTTTTGGTTGGCATGCCGGTGTCTGGGCGATGTTGCTGAATGTGGTTGTCGTTACAGGCTGCCAGTACGCCACTCGGGCGGTTGGGGAGAGCCAGCCTACTGCTTGCCGTAGTCACTGA
- a CDS encoding LysR family transcriptional regulator, with protein sequence MLVVFLLWADLADTKNMALASMTYHLGIGKVVLRVGSEEVVMEFRQLSYFIAVVDTGSISAASRQVHVAQPALTRQIQVLEEDLGTLLLERHARGVSPTVAGKALYEEAIQLLDTRTRIRTRLSALGQGLIGKVSLGVTVTHLWEPEVAALLKNYRDRYSKVAFEVYPLLSAPQLERLREGSLDVGILYLDGGDQPGLETRLLQKDHLVLAVPENSHWSASPPQRLAELRDADFVWGFRSVSPVYFDRVMAHFERLGFAPKVVQYGADNTTILSMVAAGLGVAIVPSASIACRMPGVSFLSFEELSACDMPLWMAWRPTNQSPALRNLLQLAETAFNPAEGPGNFSPQTQP encoded by the coding sequence TTGTTAGTTGTATTTTTATTATGGGCCGATCTTGCAGATACCAAAAATATGGCTTTGGCATCGATGACATATCATTTGGGTATTGGTAAGGTCGTTCTTCGGGTGGGTTCTGAAGAGGTGGTTATGGAGTTTCGGCAGTTAAGCTATTTCATAGCGGTGGTAGACACAGGCTCAATTTCAGCCGCCAGCCGTCAGGTTCATGTCGCCCAGCCGGCCCTGACACGACAGATTCAGGTCCTGGAGGAGGACCTGGGCACATTGCTGCTGGAACGCCATGCCAGGGGGGTCAGTCCGACGGTAGCCGGCAAGGCCCTTTACGAAGAGGCCATACAGCTACTCGATACACGAACCCGGATTCGCACCCGGCTTTCGGCACTCGGTCAGGGACTGATCGGAAAGGTGAGCCTGGGGGTTACTGTCACCCACCTTTGGGAACCGGAGGTAGCGGCACTGCTCAAAAATTATCGTGACCGGTACTCCAAGGTGGCCTTTGAGGTTTACCCGCTGCTTTCAGCTCCCCAGTTGGAACGGCTGCGGGAAGGGAGTCTGGATGTCGGTATCCTCTATCTCGATGGGGGTGACCAGCCAGGGCTGGAAACACGGCTGCTGCAAAAAGATCACCTGGTGCTAGCCGTGCCGGAAAATTCACACTGGTCCGCCTCGCCACCGCAGCGGCTGGCGGAACTCAGAGATGCGGACTTTGTATGGGGATTTCGCAGCGTCTCACCCGTCTATTTCGACCGCGTGATGGCGCATTTTGAACGTCTCGGTTTCGCGCCTAAGGTTGTCCAGTACGGTGCCGACAACACAACCATACTGAGCATGGTCGCCGCCGGACTGGGCGTCGCTATCGTACCCTCGGCGAGTATTGCATGCCGCATGCCAGGGGTAAGTTTCCTCAGTTTCGAGGAACTGTCGGCCTGCGACATGCCGCTCTGGATGGCGTGGCGGCCAACCAACCAGTCACCAGCTCTACGAAACCTGCTCCAGTTAGCCGAAACCGCGTTCAATCCTGCAGAAGGACCAGGCAACTTCAGTCCTCAGACCCAGCCTTGA
- a CDS encoding gamma carbonic anhydrase family protein: protein MTNVRSHKGITPHFGERSWVDPSAVVIGDVRTGEDVSIWPMTVVRGDMHKIRIGDRCSIQDGSVLHITHASDYNPGGYPLTLGDDVTVGHKALLHGCTIGSRVLVGMGCIIMDGAVVEDEVIVAAGCLVPPGKTLESGYLYVGSPAKQARPLTDKEKTFFKYTAANYVKLKDEYLSETNQS from the coding sequence ATGACGAATGTACGCTCTCACAAGGGTATTACGCCACATTTTGGGGAACGGAGCTGGGTCGATCCCAGTGCCGTGGTGATCGGGGATGTCCGGACCGGTGAGGATGTGTCCATCTGGCCGATGACCGTCGTGCGGGGTGATATGCACAAGATCCGGATCGGGGACCGCTGCAGCATTCAGGACGGATCGGTACTGCATATCACCCATGCCAGTGACTACAATCCCGGCGGCTATCCGCTGACGCTCGGCGACGACGTCACGGTCGGCCATAAAGCATTATTGCACGGCTGCACAATCGGTAGCCGGGTGCTGGTCGGGATGGGCTGCATCATTATGGATGGCGCCGTGGTCGAAGACGAGGTGATCGTTGCCGCTGGCTGTCTGGTACCGCCCGGCAAGACCCTGGAATCCGGTTATCTGTACGTGGGATCACCGGCCAAACAGGCCCGGCCGCTGACCGACAAGGAAAAGACGTTCTTCAAGTACACCGCCGCCAACTACGTGAAGCTCAAGGATGAGTACCTAAGCGAAACCAATCAGAGTTAG
- the prlC gene encoding oligopeptidase A: protein MNNPLLTDDLLPKFDHVRTEHMETAIDQILSENRMKISQLAEQDDPTWDTLAQPMQALEDKLSNAWSVISHLNGVMNNDELRKVYKNCLEKLTEYSTEISQNEALCNAYKKLAARDDFKDLSEAQRKSVENTLRDFHLGGVDLPADKKKRYADLSRELAELSNKFSDNVLDATQHWYKQITDVDELSGLPETAIEGAKQAARQKELDGYVITLDFPSFYPVMTYCDNRDLRREVYEAFVTRASDQGPDAATWDNTPVMAEILKRRHALSQLLGFDNYAERSLATKMARSVDEVLEFLNQLAAKSKPVAEKEFAELKAFAKDEHGVEDLKAWDIGYYSEKLRQKQYDISPETLRPWFPVNKVVPGLFRVAERLFDVQIEERPEVETWHEDATAYCISRHGEPVAWFYLDLFARQGKRGGAWMADCRVRWRDQRGRLQLPVAFLTCNFTPPVNGKPSLLTHDEVTTLFHEFGHGLHHMLTQVDVLDVSGINGVAWDAVELPSQFLENWCWNPDSLALIASHHETGEPLPEDLLQKLLAAKNFQSGMAMVRQLEFSLFDFRLHAEFTDEAPTNPLDMHRKVREEIAVVEAPEFNRFPNAFSHIFAGGYAAGYYSYKWAEVLAADAFSLFEEKGIFDPETGKAFLQNILEKGGSQEPMELFKAFRGREPQVDALLRQSGITDEAA, encoded by the coding sequence ATGAATAACCCTTTATTGACCGACGATCTGTTGCCGAAGTTTGACCACGTGCGCACCGAGCACATGGAAACGGCGATTGACCAGATTCTCAGCGAGAACCGCATGAAGATCAGCCAGCTCGCCGAGCAGGACGATCCCACCTGGGACACCCTGGCCCAGCCCATGCAGGCGCTGGAAGACAAACTCTCTAATGCCTGGTCGGTGATTTCACACCTGAACGGGGTGATGAACAACGACGAGCTGCGCAAGGTCTACAAGAACTGCCTGGAGAAGCTCACCGAGTACAGCACCGAAATCAGCCAGAACGAAGCCCTGTGCAATGCCTACAAAAAACTGGCAGCCCGGGACGACTTCAAGGACCTGAGCGAGGCCCAGCGCAAGTCCGTCGAGAACACCCTGCGTGATTTCCACCTCGGTGGTGTCGACCTGCCGGCGGACAAGAAAAAGCGTTACGCCGACCTGTCCCGGGAGCTGGCGGAGCTGTCCAACAAGTTCAGCGACAACGTACTGGATGCCACCCAGCACTGGTACAAGCAGATCACCGACGTGGACGAGCTGTCTGGTCTGCCGGAAACCGCCATTGAGGGCGCCAAGCAGGCGGCGCGCCAGAAAGAGCTGGATGGCTATGTCATTACCCTGGACTTCCCCAGCTTCTACCCGGTGATGACCTACTGTGATAACCGGGACCTGCGCCGGGAAGTCTATGAAGCCTTTGTTACCCGCGCCTCCGATCAGGGCCCGGATGCCGCTACCTGGGACAACACCCCGGTGATGGCGGAAATCCTCAAGCGTCGCCACGCCCTGTCCCAGCTGCTGGGCTTCGACAACTACGCCGAGCGCTCCCTGGCCACCAAGATGGCGCGCAGCGTCGATGAGGTGCTGGAGTTTCTGAACCAGCTGGCGGCCAAGTCCAAGCCCGTGGCGGAAAAGGAATTTGCCGAACTGAAAGCCTTCGCCAAAGACGAGCATGGGGTGGAGGATCTGAAGGCCTGGGATATCGGCTACTACAGCGAGAAGCTGCGCCAGAAGCAGTACGACATCTCCCCGGAGACCCTGCGCCCCTGGTTCCCGGTCAACAAGGTGGTGCCGGGTTTGTTCCGGGTCGCCGAGAGGCTGTTCGATGTCCAGATCGAGGAACGCCCGGAAGTCGAGACCTGGCACGAGGACGCCACCGCTTACTGCATCAGCCGCCATGGCGAGCCGGTGGCCTGGTTCTACCTGGATCTCTTCGCCCGTCAGGGCAAGCGCGGCGGAGCCTGGATGGCCGATTGTCGGGTACGCTGGCGTGACCAGCGCGGCCGCTTGCAGCTGCCCGTGGCATTCCTGACCTGTAACTTCACTCCGCCGGTGAATGGCAAGCCCTCACTGCTGACCCACGATGAAGTGACTACCCTGTTCCACGAATTCGGGCACGGCCTGCACCACATGCTGACCCAGGTGGACGTACTGGACGTATCCGGCATCAACGGGGTGGCCTGGGACGCAGTGGAGCTGCCCAGCCAGTTCCTGGAAAACTGGTGCTGGAACCCGGATTCCCTGGCACTGATCGCCAGCCACCACGAAACCGGCGAGCCGCTGCCCGAAGACCTGCTGCAGAAGTTGCTGGCGGCCAAGAACTTCCAGTCTGGCATGGCCATGGTGCGTCAGCTGGAGTTCTCCCTGTTCGACTTCCGCCTGCACGCGGAATTCACCGACGAGGCTCCCACCAACCCGCTGGACATGCACCGCAAGGTGCGGGAAGAGATCGCCGTAGTGGAGGCGCCGGAGTTCAACCGCTTCCCCAACGCCTTCTCCCATATCTTCGCCGGCGGCTATGCGGCGGGCTACTACAGCTACAAGTGGGCGGAAGTGCTGGCGGCGGATGCCTTCTCACTGTTCGAGGAAAAAGGCATCTTCGATCCGGAGACCGGCAAGGCCTTCCTGCAGAACATTCTGGAGAAAGGCGGCTCCCAGGAGCCCATGGAACTGTTCAAGGCCTTCCGCGGTCGGGAACCCCAGGTGGACGCCCTGTTGAGACAATCCGGCATCACGGACGAAGCTGCCTGA
- a CDS encoding Hsp20/alpha crystallin family protein yields MSNLTRWNPINEFEDLMNRYNRMFGLTRAGEREGKDLFSRSDWAPAVDIKETDQAFTVEAELPGMSKDDVKVTVHDGVLTIKGERRQEEETEDKKMHRIERFYGSFMRRFTLPDNVDENSVKASFKDGLLTLTINKAEPKEPKAIEVNVE; encoded by the coding sequence ATGAGCAACCTGACACGCTGGAATCCGATCAATGAGTTCGAAGACCTGATGAACCGCTATAACCGGATGTTCGGTCTGACCCGCGCCGGCGAACGGGAGGGCAAGGACCTGTTCAGCCGCAGTGACTGGGCTCCGGCGGTGGATATCAAGGAAACCGACCAGGCCTTTACCGTGGAGGCCGAATTGCCGGGCATGTCCAAGGACGATGTGAAGGTGACCGTGCATGACGGCGTCCTCACCATCAAGGGTGAACGCAGGCAGGAAGAGGAAACCGAGGACAAGAAGATGCACCGCATCGAGCGGTTCTACGGCAGTTTCATGCGCCGCTTCACCCTGCCGGACAATGTGGACGAAAACAGCGTCAAGGCCAGTTTCAAGGATGGTCTGCTGACCCTGACCATCAACAAGGCCGAACCGAAGGAGCCCAAGGCCATCGAAGTGAACGTGGAGTAA
- a CDS encoding OprD family outer membrane porin, which produces MIDHLVCPVTGRIACARQKGKQSKYGCCEVTMSRKTLTGSALVFAVLPAMAFAGSPPNPEKAQLTYRQYYWNEDPGSGVGPTRDEWVHALQFDFNSRFYRDVIGIDLGVGAADALAVGNDANSITNLSADGDIQNPDSIAKATTAYLKLRFGGEHHRFRAGWGKKRRDYHLYADNNTRILPAGSIGFDVGYDYKDLSLYASRLDRFSPRNESGWGDELQTFDGQSIDSVDLAGLASTLPANLKLEAEYLTARDYMDATFLNLSREFAITGNSFIAVALAHGNQRDGGDLFEEQGVPGFYPAEDDHDASFNEISVTWHRKGHYAGVAFTNVYGSHYDRVLFAGDYGTWDSEADNFYRFGLEGEAMAKLSVGVDLAEWGVKGLRWDGYYAHSDEADGYTGFSRREFLSFLKYRFPGQLRGLSLAWLHVNFETRGQVGPDSNKELTFGPAGFITHDADRIYLTYTYEL; this is translated from the coding sequence ATGATTGATCACTTGGTTTGCCCCGTCACGGGGCGGATCGCGTGCGCGCGGCAGAAAGGAAAACAATCAAAATATGGCTGTTGTGAGGTAACGATGTCTCGTAAAACACTGACAGGTAGTGCTTTGGTATTTGCCGTTTTGCCGGCAATGGCGTTTGCCGGAAGCCCCCCAAATCCCGAAAAGGCGCAACTGACCTATAGACAATATTATTGGAATGAGGATCCCGGCAGCGGTGTTGGGCCGACCCGGGACGAATGGGTTCATGCGCTGCAGTTCGATTTTAACTCCCGGTTCTATCGGGATGTGATCGGAATTGACCTTGGCGTTGGGGCAGCCGATGCCCTGGCAGTTGGCAATGACGCCAACAGCATCACCAATCTCTCTGCCGACGGCGACATTCAGAACCCCGATAGCATTGCGAAAGCAACGACGGCTTATCTAAAACTGCGTTTTGGTGGCGAACACCATCGATTTCGAGCGGGATGGGGTAAAAAACGACGGGATTACCACCTATACGCCGATAACAACACCCGAATCCTGCCTGCAGGCTCTATCGGTTTTGATGTCGGGTACGATTACAAGGACCTGAGTCTCTATGCCTCACGGCTGGATCGGTTCAGTCCGCGTAACGAGTCCGGCTGGGGCGATGAGCTGCAGACCTTTGACGGCCAAAGCATCGACAGTGTGGACCTGGCTGGACTGGCATCCACACTGCCGGCCAATTTGAAACTGGAAGCGGAATACCTGACCGCCAGAGACTACATGGATGCAACTTTCCTGAATTTGAGCCGGGAATTCGCCATCACCGGAAATTCCTTTATTGCAGTGGCTTTGGCACATGGCAACCAGCGTGACGGTGGCGATCTCTTCGAGGAACAGGGCGTGCCTGGTTTCTACCCGGCCGAGGATGACCATGACGCCAGTTTCAACGAGATATCTGTGACCTGGCATCGGAAAGGGCATTATGCAGGAGTTGCCTTTACTAATGTCTACGGCAGTCATTATGACCGTGTGTTGTTCGCCGGTGACTATGGCACCTGGGACAGTGAGGCCGATAACTTCTATCGGTTTGGCCTGGAGGGCGAGGCGATGGCAAAACTGAGCGTCGGCGTCGATCTGGCCGAGTGGGGCGTTAAAGGACTGCGCTGGGACGGTTACTATGCGCACTCCGACGAGGCCGATGGTTACACCGGATTCTCACGCCGGGAGTTTCTGAGTTTCCTGAAATATCGCTTCCCCGGACAGTTGCGAGGGTTATCGTTAGCCTGGTTGCACGTCAATTTTGAAACCCGGGGCCAGGTTGGTCCGGACAGCAACAAGGAGTTGACCTTCGGCCCGGCGGGTTTCATCACCCACGACGCCGATCGCATTTACCTGACGTACACCTACGAACTCTAG
- a CDS encoding amidohydrolase, which yields MTMNTHAFDLKEAVMNGVQTTFDGVRALYRHIHQHPELPFMEYETSKRLAAELEKLGYEVTRGVGGTGVVALMRNGEGPTVMLRGDMDALPIREDTGLAFASSRTADTENGQVPVMHACGHDLHSSCLVGAAGVLAGLRQHWTGTLMLICQPAEEVFGGARAMLNDGLYERFGRPDVILGQHNMPALAGTVGHITGSAMAACTNLAVTVHGAGGHGSMPAQTVDPVVIAAHIVTRLQTIVSREVPPEETVVVTVGKLHAGTQANIIPHSAELEINIRGFNNTLHRQVVASIKRIVQAECEAGRCPKPPEFRILNETIALQNTPSAVERVRGAHAEHFGSANLYDMPRLNGSEDFPLFGNAEAGGFGGGDIPYVYWFIGATPADRWSETVGDTVAEKMRHLEMPHSPYYFPGNDVTLRTGIEALATGALAYLS from the coding sequence ATGACGATGAATACTCACGCGTTTGATCTCAAAGAGGCTGTCATGAACGGCGTTCAGACGACGTTCGACGGTGTCCGGGCCTTGTATCGCCACATTCACCAGCATCCCGAGCTGCCTTTCATGGAATACGAAACCAGCAAGCGCCTGGCTGCAGAGCTGGAGAAACTTGGCTACGAGGTTACAAGAGGGGTGGGTGGTACCGGAGTCGTGGCGCTTATGCGTAATGGCGAAGGCCCAACGGTGATGTTACGCGGCGATATGGACGCGTTGCCGATCAGAGAGGATACGGGGCTGGCCTTTGCCAGCTCGCGGACGGCAGACACTGAAAACGGTCAGGTGCCCGTCATGCATGCCTGTGGTCACGATCTGCACAGCAGTTGTCTGGTAGGTGCCGCAGGGGTGCTGGCAGGGCTCCGACAGCATTGGACCGGTACGCTCATGCTTATCTGCCAGCCTGCCGAGGAAGTGTTTGGTGGTGCCCGAGCCATGCTTAATGATGGGCTCTATGAGCGATTTGGTCGACCCGATGTCATCCTTGGTCAGCACAATATGCCGGCACTGGCGGGAACGGTCGGGCATATCACCGGCAGCGCCATGGCGGCCTGCACCAATCTGGCCGTGACGGTTCATGGGGCTGGTGGGCACGGTTCCATGCCGGCTCAGACCGTAGACCCGGTGGTTATTGCTGCCCATATTGTCACTCGTCTGCAGACCATCGTTTCCCGTGAGGTACCCCCCGAAGAAACGGTGGTGGTTACCGTGGGTAAACTTCATGCCGGCACCCAGGCCAATATTATTCCGCATTCGGCTGAGCTCGAGATCAATATTCGAGGTTTTAACAATACCCTGCACCGTCAGGTTGTCGCTTCAATCAAACGCATTGTTCAAGCAGAGTGCGAGGCGGGGCGCTGTCCCAAGCCTCCGGAATTCCGGATCCTCAATGAGACCATTGCCCTCCAGAATACCCCGTCTGCGGTTGAGCGCGTGCGCGGCGCCCATGCGGAGCACTTCGGCAGCGCCAATCTCTATGACATGCCGCGCCTCAATGGCAGCGAAGACTTCCCGCTGTTCGGCAATGCAGAGGCCGGGGGCTTCGGGGGAGGCGACATTCCTTATGTTTACTGGTTCATTGGCGCCACGCCCGCTGACCGTTGGAGTGAGACTGTCGGTGATACCGTCGCCGAAAAAATGCGCCATCTGGAAATGCCACATTCCCCCTACTACTTCCCCGGAAACGATGTGACCTTGCGCACCGGGATTGAAGCTCTGGCGACCGGAGCACTGGCCTATCTGAGCTGA
- a CDS encoding YheV family putative zinc ribbon protein: MASPKRFIAGAVCPRCAEMDKIMMFTDDNEKQVRECVACGFTDGLSEEPDTQVLELETRVNKRKNEDDHTVKQVVFFKAGSED, encoded by the coding sequence ATGGCAAGTCCGAAACGTTTCATCGCCGGCGCGGTTTGCCCCCGCTGTGCGGAGATGGACAAAATCATGATGTTCACGGATGACAACGAAAAGCAGGTGCGTGAGTGCGTGGCCTGCGGGTTCACCGATGGGTTGTCCGAGGAGCCGGATACCCAGGTTCTCGAGCTGGAGACCCGGGTGAACAAGCGCAAGAACGAGGACGATCACACTGTTAAGCAGGTGGTGTTTTTCAAGGCTGGGTCTGAGGACTGA